One Dermatophagoides farinae isolate YC_2012a chromosome 6, ASM2471394v1, whole genome shotgun sequence genomic window carries:
- the LOC124493529 gene encoding uncharacterized protein LOC124493529: MVKNHNNKIIIYSGQTADKFIIIILIMADYWKSLPKKYCDFCKCWITDNKASRDFHERGFRHQANVRRRVHDIQKNSSIQERERQKYQNEMLKIEAAALKSFKANDVSRDSSLTSEFATTKSIASQIIRPSTESKVITTNRFGEDFDNVESETLANGKRRALETIAKSFEKKSKWLEAKTSDGESYYWNKETMETRKDPPKSGFLTILEQEQFKMATQQAGPSTKDDNNDDVRPGVYRIDPYGGWRTVDKYDTSKMVDLQLPGQNVAQIVADIEQTKQEEERESRIGKRPAFEFEERTVESLDTKKLKQSTTNDKTINIGFKQRKQRPLHRQNIRNRTNLDN; the protein is encoded by the exons atggtaaaaaatcataacaacaaaataattatatatTCTGGTCAAACAGCtgataaattcattatcatcatattaatCATGGCCGATTATTGGAAATCATTACcgaaaaaatattgtgatTTTTGTAAATGTTGGATCACCGATAATAAAGCT AGTCGAGATTTTCATGAAAGAGGATTTCGTCACCAGGCAAATGTTCGTCGTAGAGTTCATGAT ATCCAGAAAAACAGTTCCATTCAAGAACGTGAACggcaaaaatatcaaaatgagATGCTCAAAATTGAAGCTGCTGCATTGAAATCGTTCAAGGCGAACGATGTATCCcgtgattcatcattaacatcggAATTCGCTACAACCAAATCGATAGCATCCCAAATTATTCGTCCATCCACAGAAAGTAAAGTTATCACGACCAACAGGTTTGGTGAGGATTTCGATAATGTTGAATCGGAAACGCTGGCGAATGGAAAACGACGTGCACTCGAAACTATAGccaaatcatttgaaaagaaaagtaaATGGCTTGAAGCTAAAACTTCCGATGGTGAATCTTATTATTGGAACAAAGAAACAATGGAAACACGAAAAGATCCACCGAAATCTGGATTTCTAACCATTTTGGAGCAGGAACAGTTTAAAATGGCTACACAACAGGCTGGTCCATCTAcaaaagatgataataatgatgatgtcagACCAGGAGTATATCGGATTGATCCATACGGTGGATGGAGAACGGTAGATAAATATGATACATCCAAAATGGTCGATCTACAGTTGCCTGGACAAAATGTAGCTCAAATCGTAGCCGATATTGAACAAACcaaacaagaagaagaacgTGAATCACGCATTGGGAAACGCCCtgcatttgaatttgaagaaCGAACTGTAGAAAGTTtggatacaaaaaaattgaaacaatcaacaacaaatgataaaacCATAAACATTGGTttcaaacaaagaaaacaaagaCCATTACATCGACAAAATATTCGTAATCGAACCAATCTTGATAATTGA
- the Vps20 gene encoding vacuolar protein sorting 20 translates to MIFYHFNLNNKKNGYLNLIRVIEISLNFAILWAVNEIFQFFFLINFFFYKTKINFLIIMGNLFGRSKSRAAKESKVSSTDRAILQIKQQRDKVKKYQKRLTAQINNEVELIRKLVQQGQKQKALLLLKKKKYTEKVLEKTDNELMTIENLIMDIEYKNVEQNVLKGIEVGNEALKKLNAVFSIEKIEALLEETEEGIEKQQEINELITGIKVENELPDDDEELNEELENILGQRENPIELPEVPGEDLPEIEKPEKIKAAANEKRERLLVEAQ, encoded by the exons atgattttttaccatttcaatctaaacaacaaaaagaacgGCTATTTAAACCTGATTAGAgtgattgaaatttcattgaattttgcaATTTTGTGGGCggtcaatgaaatttttcaatttttttttttgataaattttttcttctataaaacaaaaataaattttctaatAATTATGGGAAATTTATTCGGTCGAAGTAAATCACGAGCGGCCAAAGAATCAAAAGTTTCATCCACTGATCGTGCCATTCTG caaattaaacaacaacgtgataaagtgaaaaaatatcaaaaacgATTAACAGCTCAGATTAATAATGAAGTGGAACTTATTCGAAAATTGGTTCAACAAGGCCAGAAACA AAAagcattgttgttgttgaagaagaaaaaatatacgGAAAAAGTGCTGGAAAAAACGgacaatgaattgatgaccattgaaaatttgatcatggacattgaatataaaaatgtcGAACAAAATGTTCTGAAAGGTATTGAAGTCGGTAATGaagcattgaaaaaattgaacgcCGTATTCAGTATCGAAAAGATTGAAGCATTGCTCGAAGAGACAGAAGAaggaattgaaaaacaacag GAAATAAACGAACTTATAACCGGTATTaaagttgaaaatgaattacccgatgatgatgaagaattgaatgaagaattggaaaatattCTTGGCCAACGAGAAAATCCAATTGAATTGCCTGAAGTTCCTGGTGAAGATTTACCTGAAATTG aaaaaccagaaaaaatcaaagcaGCTGCTAATGAAAAACGGGAACGTTTATTGGTTGAAGCTCAATAg
- the LOC124493527 gene encoding sodium/potassium-transporting ATPase subunit beta-1: MASSQTENGKKNESYPLKDMNSSSTKTDETTPLTKHNDDNNGGENNVGKEQTGLEEKLSSLEKDNEAANQNTKRTVINLGNVEEILQDQKIRVIIGIVGCVLLLLAIAVIITLLILNANNDDKTHRFLRIVPRPRGPTNLVYYRHGDLKKESGIRSWMEMVKEIDEFLAPYRRPINASLCAVNDRSSIPDDTVCLFDLNTIASECLKPDYGYMSGSPCIFIVFNNITDWMPNAGSNDTSDTTGVVELECTTNTQFDAENIGPMEFTPYQGFSSVFFPYKKQINYMAPFVALRLPSPTQNVGIGLTCRLLASNLQPSSSLQPPTPPPSTLLNQTTATVTNMITTAVDYDYYTQEPVPYLPFNIYIE; encoded by the exons ATGGCATCATCACAAACAGAAAATGgcaagaaaaatgaatcatatcCGCTCAAAGAT atgaattcatcatcaacaaaaactgaTGAAACAACACCATTGACgaaacataatgatgataataatggtggtgaaaATAATGTCGGCAAAGAACAGACTGGTCTAGaggaaaaattatcatcattggaaaaagatAACGAAGCAGCCAATCAGAATACAAAACGAACCGTTATAAATCTTGGAAATGTTGAAGAAATACTTCAAGATCAAAAAATTCGTGTCATCATTGGTATTGTTGGTTGTGTTCTATTATTGTTGGCTATTGCGGTCATCATTACATTGTTGATTCTTAATGCTAAT AACGACGATAAAACTCACCGTTTTTTGCGAATTGTTCCCCGACCTCGTGGTCCTACGAACCTTGTCTACTATCGTCATGGTGAcctaaaaaaagaatctggCATCCGATCATGGATGGAAATGGTTAAAGagattgatgaatttcttGCACCATATCGACGACCTATAAATGCATCACTTTGTGCTGTTAATGATCGATCATCGATACCAGACGATACGGTctgtttatttgatttgaataccATTGCCAGTGAATGTTTGAAACCTGATTATGGCTACATGTCGGGTAGCCCATGCATATTTATCGTATTCAATAATATTACCGATTGGATGCCAAATGCTGGCTCAAATGATACATCAGACACTACCGGTGTTGTCGAATTGGAATGTACTA CCAACACACAATTCGATGCTGAAAATATTGGACCCATGGAATTTACTCCATATCAAGGATTTTCATCTGTATTTTTCCCGTACAAAAAACAGATTAACTATATGGCACCATTTGTAGCCTTACGGCTGCCTTCACCCACACAAAACGTCGGAATTGGTCTTACTTGTCGTTTATTGGCATCAAATcttcaaccatcatcatcattacagcCACCAACGCCACCACCATCGACATTGttgaatcaaacaacagCCACGGTTACGAATATGATCACAACAgctgttgattatgattactATACTCAGGAACCAGTACCTTATTTACCATTCAACATTTATATTGAATAG
- the LOC124493723 gene encoding glycoprotein 3-alpha-L-fucosyltransferase A — protein sequence MLRYRCLFLICVLLTIIFVITINTSFRWHRIHTTMILPSNNGKRKLSIKNDDPDYDQFLMYQMVKTTTTTIAPTNQFNMNQLSDDKKNLSKNQLFHHYSLPLAIINDQLPWFMPNGTIRPSSSSDNYNNLILWPEQMTTDDDTGMNDRIVNQLMFMPNGYDKNHYYPKGRKPLKKILLAFGKQSWPGLSMGRQRFIDDHCPVDACFIMANKALIDQADAVIFKDRFIWPSKGRPSMKQIWILFLLESPLHTQVFSSLPANVINWTATYRHDSDIVAPYAKFFAYNNNNFKHQTKNYAKGKTKKVAWFVSNCGAKNKRLEYARELSRYIDVDIYGSCGQHKCPRMQANECFDMLNKQYKFYLAFENSNCRDYITEKFFLNGLGENRPDFNIIPIVMGAHPNDYRRSSPPNSYIHVDDFESPLQLAKYLQRLDENDDEYNRYFEWKQQGIFINTYFWCRLCTLLHANDNEQHRKPIDSYENIHHWWTSTKTFINDNNNNDKLQPICMKNTIEHWPIQ from the exons ATGTTACGTTAtcgttgtttatttttgatttgtgtaCTATTAACCATTATATTTGTTATTACCATTAATACATCATTTCGTTGGCATCGAATCCATACAACAATGATATTACCATCTAATAATGGTAAAAGAAAGTTGtcgattaaaaatgatgatccagattatgatcaatttttaatgTATCAGATggttaaaacaacaacaacaacaatagcaccaaccaaccagttcaatatgaatcaattatctgatgacaaaaaaaatttgagtaaaaatcaattatttcatcattattcattaccattagctatcatcaatgatcaattacCTTGGTTCATGCCTAACGGTACTATaagaccatcatcatctagtgataattataataatttaatattATGGCCTGAACAAATGaccactgatgatgataccgGAATGAATGATCGTattgtcaatcaattaatgttTATGCCAAACGGTTATGATAAGAACCATTACTATCCAAAAGGTAGAAaaccattgaaaaaaattttacttgCATTTGGTAAACAAAGTTGGCCTGGCCTATCAATGGGACGACAAcgttttattgatgatcattgtccAGTAGATGCTTGTTTCATTATGGCTAATAAagcattgattgatcaagCTGATGCTGTTATATTTAAAGATCGTTTTATATGGCCATCAAAAGGACGGCcatcaatgaaacaaatatgGATTCTATTTTTACTTGAATCACCATTACATACACAGGTTTTTTCTAGTCTTCCAGCCAATGTGATCAATTGGACAGCTACATATCGTCATGATTCAGATATTGTTGCACCGTatgcaaaattttttgcctacaataataataatttcaaacatCAAACG aaaaattatGCCAAAggtaaaacgaaaaaagtcGCTTGGTTTGTATCGAATTGTGgtgcaaaaaataaacgtcTAGAATATGCACGTGAATTATCACGTTATATCGATGTTGATATTTATGGAAG CTGCGGTCAACATAAATGTCCACGTATGCAAGCtaatgaatgttttgatatgttgaataaacaatataaattttatcttgcatttgaaaattccaaTTGTCGTGATTATATaacggaaaaattttttctcaatggTTTGGGTGAAAATCGACCAGATTTCAATATTATACCAATTGTAATGGGTGCCCATCCAAATGATTATCGCCGTTCATCACCACCAAATTCTTATATTCATGtagatgattttgaatcacCATTACAATTGGCTAAATATCTACAACGAttagatgaaaatgatgatgaatataatcgTTATTTTGAATGGAAACAACAAGGAATATTTATTAATACTTATTTTTGGTGTCGTTTATGTACATTATTACAtgcaaatgataatgaacaacatAGAAAACCTATTGATAGttatgaaaatattcatcattggtggacatcaacaaaaacatttatcaatgataataataataatgataaattacaGCCAATTTGTATGAAAAATACCATTGAACATTGGCCAATTCagtaa